The sequence TCAGGGTGAGTCCGATGAGTTTCTTGCCGAACAGCTCAAGCCAGAAACCCTGGAGGCGGCCGCCGAAGTGAGCGCTTACCCCCTGACTCTCAGGCGCCACCCGGGCTACGACCACTCCTACTACTTTATGGCCAGCTTCATCGAGGAGCACCTGCGCTTTCACGCCAAGCACCTGGGACTGTGATCGGCCGGATTCAGATCGATTCACTGCGGCGCCCCGTATTTGAGGGTAACCCCAAGAGACGGAGCGCCCATGCCCTTTACCCTGTTTGTCGACAATCAATGCCCCCTGTGCCGGCGCGAGTGTGAGCACCTGCGCCGCTGGGACAAACTCAACCGCCTTCGTTTCGAGGAGATCACCGACACCTCCTGGCACCCACGGTTCCCTCAGGTAGACCCTCAGTACTGCCAGAAGGTGCTGCACGGGGTGGATGAACGCGGACGCCTGCACACCGGCCTTGAGGTCACCCTGGCCGCCTGGGACAGGGTGGGGCGTGGACACTGGGTCTCCTGGCTTCACTGGCCGCTGCTGCGCCCCCTGTCCGACCTGGGGTATCGGCACTTTGCCCGCCATCGCCACCGCATCTCTTCCTGGATCTTCAAGGAAACGCCCTGTGATCAGGGCCAGTGCCAGCTGGGAGACAGGCGATGAAGGTTGAATTGGTGATAGGGGCCAGCGGCGGGCTGGGCCAGGCCCTGGTACGCCTCTCCATGGTGGAGCCCGACACCAGGGTGATTGGCATCAGCCGCACCACTCTGCCGCCGTTCACTCACCCGAACGTCCAGTGGATCTGCTGTGACAACAGCCCTGGCGCCATCGCCAGAACAATTGAGGAATTAAAGCCTGTCGCAGACAGGATCGTCCGGGTCACCCTGTGCAACGGGCGCCTTCATGACCGCGACCTGGTTCCGGAAAAGAGACTGGAGCAGTTGGATGAACAATCCCTGACCCGGCTGCTGCACAGCAACACCATAGTGCCGGCACTCTGGCTCAGAGCGCTGATTCCGCTGCTGCAATCCACCCCCAGGGTGGTGCTGAGCGCACTCAGCGCCAGGGTCGGCAGCATCGGCGACAACCGCCTCGGGGGCTGGTACAGCTACCGGGCCAGCAAGGCGGCCCTCAACCAGCTGCTGCAATGTTGCGCCATCGAGGCGGCACGCCGGGCCAAGGGGGTGAAACTGGTGGCCTACCATCCCGGGACCGTGGACACCCGTCTCTCCCGCCCCTTCCAGCAGCGTCTTCAGCCCGGTCAGTTGCACAGCCCGGAGCAGGCCGCTCGCCATTTGAAGCAGGTCACCGCCGACCTGATGCCCGACGGCACCCTGAGCTACCTGGACTGGCGGGGCGACACCATCCCCTGGTAATGACCGTAACGCACCAGGGCATGCCATAACCACTTCAGCCCCTGACGGACCAACGACTCATCCCCAAGATCCCGCCACAGCTGCGGGTCATGGTGCAGCCGACAGGCCGCCTGGCCCAGGGTAGAGGCGTTTAACAGGCCATCGACGGCCACCAGCCGGCCAAACTCAGGCAACAACGGACCCCGAAAATCATCGGCAAGCTCCGACGCCATCAACCTGGGGCCAGCGCGCCAGGCAAGGGAAAAACCGCACTCGGTGGCCAGTCGTTGCATCCGCGCTCCAGTCTCGGTGCCCAGGTAGCTGTCGTCGGCCACCAACGCCTGAACGTCTCTGTCCAGCCGCACCTCACCATGAACCTGAGCCTCAATGTA is a genomic window of Ferrimonas sp. YFM containing:
- a CDS encoding DUF393 domain-containing protein yields the protein MPFTLFVDNQCPLCRRECEHLRRWDKLNRLRFEEITDTSWHPRFPQVDPQYCQKVLHGVDERGRLHTGLEVTLAAWDRVGRGHWVSWLHWPLLRPLSDLGYRHFARHRHRISSWIFKETPCDQGQCQLGDRR
- a CDS encoding SDR family NAD(P)-dependent oxidoreductase, giving the protein MKVELVIGASGGLGQALVRLSMVEPDTRVIGISRTTLPPFTHPNVQWICCDNSPGAIARTIEELKPVADRIVRVTLCNGRLHDRDLVPEKRLEQLDEQSLTRLLHSNTIVPALWLRALIPLLQSTPRVVLSALSARVGSIGDNRLGGWYSYRASKAALNQLLQCCAIEAARRAKGVKLVAYHPGTVDTRLSRPFQQRLQPGQLHSPEQAARHLKQVTADLMPDGTLSYLDWRGDTIPW